In a single window of the Phycisphaerales bacterium genome:
- a CDS encoding carboxypeptidase regulatory-like domain-containing protein: protein MSGTQPAPQTSGGDNPHGSPARRCKPSLPAPKLTISVVDRIGLQPLGKPAATVAVTGVGTQQTGRSGEVTFKDVTANTEYSVTVTCDGYRTRTAKAHVGLGETRKVIGLSQMGLLALLFRDKDADKPLSGVQVKVRPRGTELAPAPAEQTTGSEGRLDWSEVDFGSYTVDAQKGGYLPINRTVVHDRDGLPPHTFELLRVKPEIRWRKNAGAPPRYILVGQVIELLGNAASAFVKGSFDWSVEGAAASVQPAARQDNVSNVGNKYIDLAAGNKPSNAVGGDAVKMKFTPEGGTEGIPANDYRFTVIEQKICAEDGESEPPLDILPGQKIRLTAVVKPGVPGSYKWTSKSERLKLSAAALPWVEVERGKGYSDTEGAEELECVFTPNDGPAFPAMQVKLTVRGIRIRAADGTSRALRIVERNRSIQLKAIVTPPKEGTFAWTTDSTLATLEQANTDMVTVKGGKTLSKKQGDVVLKVTFTPNGADAWVPGSVKVTVGAIDIRREDGRLPLPANCVFKETRKLKGMTWPAMTGTFKWSTKSALLTLADASKQIVQVTAGTTTSSTADGEEIELIFEPKGQGPMAPKTAKIPVVPYAIRAEDGIADPPKTVAVDRTLRLKAVHSADLVGVYAWSSASAKLTLRDTAKQLVAVVASKKSSAAPEAETIQLTFTPTGQAALPAVQHKIGVGAVLFSAEPSHSWGFDKYERLSYVDKNGNATNDFHDPKYDILSIKKSALGKVKIDVQGCTPKEVFFVSTKQNRCQPKVAQPTAASEVLEIQAGAFDKDDTALIEARLGSATGALLGQLGICVLKEITYQIEYFRVHDSTNAATLPQENITAAQMRTRFNEIYKPGVARWTIAGGDLKDVAYDLIPNGKLDLEPGTDSEEWAKIKAACTTAKPSVVYVRDLRWSFYLAANCAATDTKIKIKDYGGSLAYIGAKSYDIEDSDGNKRTITVKPNGMNTSTGEAELTGAVGFAFQTAKKAALIWPLAGLSGHVAVIKDLGSADLVKQVAMHEMGHTCCEFKDICAQDCLMFAISGMRFNIRNRPITQYYHAPTTEQQWLLMKGRT, encoded by the coding sequence ATGTCCGGAACGCAGCCAGCCCCGCAGACCAGCGGCGGCGACAATCCGCACGGCAGCCCCGCGCGGCGCTGCAAGCCGTCATTGCCAGCGCCGAAGCTGACGATCAGCGTGGTCGACCGAATCGGGCTCCAGCCGCTCGGCAAGCCCGCGGCAACGGTTGCCGTGACAGGGGTTGGAACTCAGCAGACCGGCCGCAGTGGCGAGGTGACCTTCAAGGACGTCACCGCGAACACTGAGTACAGCGTCACCGTCACCTGCGACGGCTATCGCACCCGTACAGCCAAGGCCCACGTCGGCCTCGGTGAGACCCGCAAAGTGATCGGCCTCTCACAGATGGGTCTGCTTGCGCTGCTCTTCCGCGACAAAGATGCCGACAAGCCGCTCAGCGGTGTGCAGGTCAAGGTGCGACCGCGCGGCACCGAGCTGGCTCCGGCCCCCGCCGAGCAAACGACCGGCAGTGAAGGCCGACTGGACTGGTCCGAGGTCGATTTCGGCAGTTACACGGTTGATGCGCAGAAGGGCGGTTACCTGCCCATCAACCGCACGGTTGTGCATGACCGCGACGGTTTGCCGCCGCACACTTTTGAGCTGCTGCGGGTGAAGCCCGAAATACGCTGGCGAAAAAACGCCGGAGCACCGCCGCGGTACATTCTGGTCGGCCAGGTCATCGAGCTTCTCGGTAACGCCGCATCCGCGTTTGTGAAAGGTTCCTTCGACTGGTCGGTCGAGGGTGCCGCGGCCAGTGTGCAGCCGGCCGCGCGGCAGGACAACGTCAGCAACGTCGGCAACAAGTACATCGACCTGGCCGCCGGAAACAAGCCGAGCAACGCCGTCGGTGGCGACGCGGTGAAGATGAAGTTCACGCCGGAGGGGGGCACGGAGGGGATCCCGGCCAACGACTACCGCTTCACGGTGATCGAGCAGAAAATCTGCGCCGAGGACGGCGAATCCGAGCCCCCGCTGGACATCCTGCCGGGACAGAAAATTCGCCTGACGGCAGTGGTGAAGCCCGGTGTGCCGGGCAGCTACAAGTGGACGAGCAAGAGTGAGCGGCTGAAGCTTTCCGCCGCGGCACTGCCGTGGGTCGAGGTGGAGCGCGGCAAGGGTTACAGTGACACGGAAGGTGCGGAAGAGCTCGAGTGCGTCTTTACACCCAACGATGGACCGGCCTTTCCAGCGATGCAGGTGAAGCTGACGGTGCGAGGTATCCGCATCCGGGCCGCCGATGGAACGAGTCGTGCGCTGCGAATCGTGGAACGCAACCGCAGCATCCAGCTCAAGGCCATCGTGACGCCGCCGAAGGAGGGCACCTTTGCCTGGACCACCGACAGCACCCTGGCCACGCTTGAGCAGGCCAATACCGACATGGTGACGGTCAAGGGCGGGAAGACGCTCAGCAAGAAGCAGGGGGATGTCGTCCTGAAGGTGACCTTCACACCGAATGGCGCGGATGCATGGGTTCCCGGCAGCGTCAAGGTGACGGTCGGGGCCATCGACATCCGCCGTGAGGACGGCCGCCTGCCCCTGCCGGCGAACTGCGTCTTCAAGGAAACCCGCAAGCTGAAGGGCATGACCTGGCCGGCGATGACCGGCACTTTCAAGTGGAGCACCAAGAGCGCGCTGCTAACGCTCGCCGATGCGAGCAAGCAGATCGTCCAGGTGACGGCGGGGACGACCACGAGCAGCACCGCGGACGGCGAGGAAATCGAGCTGATCTTCGAACCCAAAGGTCAGGGGCCGATGGCACCCAAAACCGCGAAGATCCCGGTCGTGCCTTATGCGATCCGGGCGGAGGACGGGATTGCCGATCCGCCCAAGACCGTCGCGGTGGACCGTACCTTGCGCCTCAAGGCCGTGCATTCTGCCGACTTGGTGGGGGTGTACGCCTGGTCATCGGCTTCCGCGAAGCTGACGCTGCGTGATACCGCCAAACAGCTCGTGGCGGTGGTTGCGAGCAAAAAATCCAGTGCGGCGCCGGAGGCGGAGACGATCCAGCTCACGTTTACCCCGACCGGGCAGGCCGCGCTACCCGCGGTGCAGCACAAGATCGGTGTCGGAGCCGTGCTTTTCTCCGCGGAGCCCAGTCACAGTTGGGGCTTCGACAAGTACGAGCGCTTGTCCTATGTGGACAAGAACGGCAACGCGACCAACGACTTCCACGATCCGAAGTACGACATTCTCTCGATCAAGAAGAGTGCGCTCGGCAAGGTCAAGATCGACGTGCAGGGTTGCACACCCAAGGAAGTCTTCTTCGTCTCGACGAAGCAGAACCGCTGCCAACCCAAGGTGGCGCAGCCCACGGCGGCCAGCGAGGTGTTGGAGATTCAGGCGGGCGCGTTTGACAAGGACGATACGGCGCTGATTGAAGCCCGCCTGGGCAGCGCCACCGGTGCCCTGCTCGGACAACTTGGCATCTGCGTGCTCAAGGAAATCACTTACCAGATCGAGTACTTCCGCGTCCACGATTCGACCAATGCGGCCACGCTGCCGCAGGAGAACATCACCGCGGCCCAGATGCGCACGCGGTTCAACGAGATCTACAAGCCAGGCGTCGCCCGCTGGACGATTGCCGGCGGCGATCTCAAGGATGTTGCGTACGACCTGATCCCAAATGGCAAGCTGGATCTTGAGCCCGGGACGGATTCGGAGGAATGGGCCAAGATCAAGGCGGCCTGCACCACCGCCAAACCGTCCGTGGTGTACGTGCGTGACTTGCGCTGGTCGTTCTACCTTGCGGCGAACTGCGCGGCCACCGACACCAAGATCAAGATCAAGGATTATGGCGGCTCGCTTGCGTACATCGGAGCGAAGAGCTACGACATCGAGGATTCGGACGGCAACAAACGCACCATTACGGTCAAGCCGAACGGGATGAACACAAGCACGGGCGAGGCCGAACTCACCGGTGCGGTCGGCTTTGCCTTCCAAACTGCGAAGAAGGCGGCGCTGAT